The Trachemys scripta elegans isolate TJP31775 chromosome 6, CAS_Tse_1.0, whole genome shotgun sequence genome includes a window with the following:
- the MAP3K1 gene encoding mitogen-activated protein kinase kinase kinase 1 isoform X1, with product MAAAAGNRTSSSGLSSGSSADAAAAASGSLQSGAGSVPGSGGGLLRAAGGGCREQRSDWRRKQLRKVRSVELDRLPEAPLFLAGSPESPDLSPPRCLAGGSGPASPASSPGRCAAPHEPLPDGSPAGADPAAERRMEPSPPAGRDMENKETLRGLQKMDDRPEERMIREKLKATCMPAWKHEWLERRSRRGPVVVKPIPVKGDGSESNKLSIEPHVEGQSNASATQKGRRSPSPSSSSSSSSRTVKSESPGVRRKRVSPVPFQSGRITPPRRAPSPDGFSPYSPEETNRRVNKVMRARLYLLQQIGPNSFLIGGDSPDNKYRVFIGPQTCSCGRGTFCIHLLFVMLRVFQLEPPDPMLWRKTLKNFEVESLFQKYHSRRSSRIKAPSRNTIQKFVSRMSNSHTLSSSSTSTSSSENSMKDEEEQMCPICLLGMLDEESLTVCEDGCRNKLHHHCMSIWAEECRRNREPLICPLCRSKWRSHDFYSHELPSPVDSPSVLRVVQQQNQQQPTGGSQRRTQDSNFNLTHYGVQQIPSAYKDLAEPWIQVFGMELVGCLFSRNWNIREMALRRLSHDVSGALLLANGESTGNSGSSNGNNTSAGALGAASGSSQTGISGDVVVESCCSVLSMVCADPVYKVYVAALKTLRAMLVYTPCHSLAERTKLQRLLKPVVETILVKCADANSRTSQLSVSTLLEMCKGQAGELAVGREILKSGSIGIGGVDYILNCILGTQTESNNWQALLGRLCLIDRLLLEFPGEFYPHIVSGDVLQADTVVDRYKKLLSLLNFALQSIDNSHSMVGKLSRRVFLSAARMVARVPHVFVKLLEMLSVTSSTHYTRMRRRLLAIADEMEIAEAIQLGMEEVHSVECRCDDFMQLSAPDNSPETTESNTPNNTVQLSGKSGRGLGDKKLSAGPEDISEILAGISLGLPVSSVTTEQPKPAVQTKGRPHSQCLNFSPSSSHSQSLFPILPSPSTPAVPVGPVTDMSKVRPQGFIPCKIPSTSPQTQRKLSLHIERNCSENKEPEKLSPVFTQARAMPSSHIHRPKPSRPTPGEASKTNMTLDLNDILQCDSSSSCSNAIIPSEETVFTPVEEKSSQLDVNAELNSSIEDLLEASMPASDGTVTFKSEVAVLSPERVENDDTYKDDVNHNQKCKEKMEAEEEEALAIAMAMSASQDALPIVPQLQVENGEDIIIIQQDCTDIRRTQFLGIRIKYRYRQAAASTPETLPGHTKAKHHYREDAEWLKGQQIGLGAFSSCYQAQDVGTGTLMAVKQVTYVRNTSSEQEEVVEALREEIRMMNHLNHPNIIRMLGATCEKSNYNLFIEWMAGGSVAHLLSKYGAFKESVVINYTEQLLRGLSYLHENQIIHRDVKGANLLIDSTGHRLRIADFGAAARLASKGTGAGEFQGQLLGTIAFMAPEVLRGQQYGRSCDVWSVGCAIIEMACAKPPWNAEKHSNHLALIFKIASATTAPSIPSHLSPGLRDVTLRCLELQPQDRPPSRELLKHPVFRTTW from the exons tcGTGACATGGAGAATAAAGaaaccctcagggggttgcagaAAATGGATGACCGCCCAGAAGAGCGCATGATCAGGGAGAAACTCAAGGCAACATGTATGCCAGCCTGGAAGCATGAATGGCTGGaaaggagaagcaggagaggCCCTGTG GTGGTAAAACCAATCCCAGTGAAAGGTGATGGCTCTGAAAGCAACAAACTATCAATAGAACCTCACGTTGAAGGGCAAAGCAATGCTTCTGCAACTCAGAAAGGAAGACGTAGCCCTTCTCCTAGTAGctcctcatcctcatcctctaGAACTGTTAAATCAGAATCACCAGGTGTTAGAAGAAAAAGGGTATCTCCAGTGCCT TTTCAAAGTGGGAGAATAACACCACCTCGAAGAGCTCCGTCTCCAGATGGCTTCTCACCATATAGCCCTGAGGAAACAAATCGTCGTGTCAACAAAGTTATGCGAGCCAGATTGTACCTGTTGCAGCAGATAGGACCTAATTCTTTCTTAATTGGAGGAGACAGCCCTGATAACAAGTATAGGGTGTTCATTGGGCCTCAG ACATGCAGTTGCGGGCGTGGAacattttgtattcatttgctgtTTGTCATGCTTCGAGTGTTCCAGTTAGAACCCCCAGACCCAATGCTTTGGAGAAAGACCTTGAAGAATTTTGAG GTTGAGAGTTTGTTCCAGAAATATCACAGTAGGCGTAGCTCAAGGATCAAAGCTCCATCTCGTAACACCATCCAGAAGTTTGTCTCACGCATGTCAAATTCTCATACATTGTCATCATCTAGTACCTCTACATCTAGTTCAGAAAACAG TATGAAGGATGAAGAAGAACAGATGTGCCCCATTTGTTTGTTAGGCATGCTGGATGAAGAGAGCCTGACTGTGTGTGAAGATGGCTGCAGGAATAAGTTACATCATCACTGCATGTCAATTT GGGCAGAAGAATGTAGAAGAAACAGAGAGCCACTTATATGCCCTCTTTGTAGATCTAAGTGGAGATCTCATGATTTCTATAG TCATGAATTGCCAAGCCCTGTGGATTCTCCTTCAGTTCTCCGAGTGGTTCAACAGCAAAATCAGCAGCAGCCTACAGGTGGATCGCAAAGGAGAACACAAGATAGTAATTTTAACCTTACTCATTATGGGGTTCAGCAGATCCCTTCCGCCTATAAAGATTTAGCTGAGCCATGGATTCAG GTATTTGGAATGGAGTTAGTTGGCTGCTTGTTTTCTCGAAACTGGAATATACGGGAGATGGCACTTAGACGTCTTTCCCATGATGTTAGTGGTGCTCTATTACTGGCTAATGGTGAAAGCACTGGAAATTCTGGAAGCAGCAATGGAAACAACACAAGTGCTGGAGCTCTGGGAGCAGCTAGTGGATCATCTCAGACCGGTATCTCAGGAGATGTTGTAGTGGAATCCTGCTGCAGTGTGCTGTCCATGGTCTGTGCTGACCCTGTCTACAAAGTGTATGTTGCTGCTTTA aaAACATTAAGAGCCATGCTGGTTTATACTCCTTGTCATAGTTTGGCAGAAAGGACAAAACTACAGCGACTTCTCAAGCCAGTTGTAGAGACTATATTAGTTAAATGTGCAGATGCCAACAG CCGCACAAGCCAACTTTCAGTTTCAACGCTGTTGGAGATGTGTAAAGGCCaagcaggagagctggcagttggTAGAGAAATACTTAAATCTG GGTCCATTGGTATTGGTGGTGTTGATTACATCTTAAATTGTATTCTTGGAACCCAGACTGAATCGAACAACTGGCAAGCCCTACTTGGACGTCTTTGTCTTATAGACAGACTTTTATTGGAATTCCCTGGTGAATTTTATCCTCACATTGTCAGCGGGGATGTTTTACAGGCTGACACTGTAGTAGACAG gtatAAGAAGCTGCTGTCCCTCTTGAATTTTGCCTTGCAGTCAATTGATAATTCCCACTCAATGGTGGGTAAATTGTCCCGGAGGGTATTTTTGAGTGCTGCAAGAATGGTTGCAAGAGTACCCCATGTGTTCGTAAAACTATTAGAAATGTTGAGTGTGACAAGCTCAACTCATTACACAAGGATGCGTCGACGATTGTTGGCAATAGCAGATGAAATGGAGATTGCAGAAGCCATCCAGCTAGGCATGGAAGAGGTGCATTCTGTGGAATGCAGATGTGATGACTTTATGCAGCTATCTGCCCCAGATAACTCTCCAGAAACAACAGAAAGTAATACTCCTAACAATACTGTCCAGTTATCAGGGAAAAGTGGAAGAGGATTGGGTGATAAAAAATTGAGTGCCGGTCCAGAGGACATTTCTGAGATACTGGCTGGCATTTCTTTAGGACTTCCTGTTTCATCAGTAACCACTGAGCAACCAAAGCCAGCCGTTCAAACAAAAGGCAGACCCCATAGTCAGTGTTTGAACTTTTCTCCCTCATCCAGTCATTCCCAGTCATTATTCCCAATACTGCCCTCTCCCTCAACCCCAGCTGTACCAGTTGGCCCTGTAACAGATATGTCTAAAGTCAGACCTCAGGGATTCATTCCCTGCAAAATACCCTCAACTTCTCCTCAAACACAACGGAAACTTTCTCTACACATAGAAAGAAACTGTTCTGAAAATAAAGAACCAGAGAAACTTTCCCCAGTTTTTACCCAGGCCAGAGCTATGCCATCCAGTCATATACACAGGCCAAAGCCATCTCGACCTACTCCAGGTGAAGCCTCAAAAACCAATATGACACTTGATCTGAATGATATTTTACAGTGTGACAGCAGTAGCAGTTGTAGTAATGCAATTATACCAAGTGAAGAGACCGTGTTCACACCAGTAGAGGAGAAGAGTAGTCAACTGGATGTCAATGCAGAGCTCAATTCCAGTATTGAGGACTTACTTGAGGCCTCTATGCCTGCAAGCGATGGCACGGTTACATTCAAGTCGGAAGTTGCAGTTCTTTCTCCTGAACGGGTGGAAAACGATGACACTTACAAAGATGATGTAAATCATAATCAAAAATGCAAGGAAAAGATGGAAGCCGAAGAAGAGGAGGCTTTAGCTATTGCCATGGCAATGTCAGCGTCTCAAGATGCCCTACCAATAGTTCCCCAACTACAGGTTGAAAATGGGGAAGATATCATAATTATTCAGCAGGAT TGCACAGACATAAGGAGGACACAGTTCCTAGGAATTCGAATCAAATACAGATACAGACAAGCAGCTGCCAGT ACACCGGAAACACTGCCTGGACATACCAAAGCAAAACACCATTACAGAGAAGATGCGGAATGGCTCAAAGGTCAGCAAATAGGCCTTGGAGCATTTTCATCCTGTTATCAAGCTCAAGATGTAGGAACTGGGACATTAATGGCGGTGAAACAG GTGACGTATGTCAGGAACACATCATCTGAACAGGAAGAGGTAGTCGAAGCACTGAGAGAAGAGATAAGGATGATGAATCATCTGAACCATCCTAATATCATTCGAATGTTGGGTGCTACATGTGAGAAGAGCAACTATAATCTCTTTATAGAATGGATGGCAG GGGGATCAGTTGCTCATTTGTTAAGTAAATATGGAGCTTTCAAAGAATCAGTTGTTATTAACTACACAGAACAACTGCTGCGTGGCCTTTCTTACCTCCATGAGAATCAGATTATCCACAGGGATGTCAAAG GTGCCAATTTGCTAATTGACAGCACAGGTCATAGATTAAGAATTGCTGATTTTGGAGCTGCAGCCAGGTTGGCGTCAAAGGGAACTGGTGCTGGAGAGTTTCAGGGACAGTTGTTGGGAACTATTGCATTTATGGCACCAGAG GTACTGCGGGGCCAGCAATATGGTAGGAGCTGTGATGTATGGAGCGTTGGCTGTGCTATTATAGAAATGGCTTGTGCTAAACCACCTTGGAATGCTGAGAAGCACTCCAATCACCTAGCTTTGATATTTAAG ATTGCTAGCGCAACTACTGCACCGTCAATCCCCTCACATCTGTCTCCTGGTTTAAGAGATGTGACCCTTCGGTGTTTAGAACTTCAACCTCAGGACAGACCCCCATCACGGGAACTGCTGAAACACCCAGTCTTCCGTACTACATGGTAG
- the MAP3K1 gene encoding mitogen-activated protein kinase kinase kinase 1 isoform X2, which yields MAAAAGNRTSSSGLSSGSSADAAAAASGSLQSGAGSVPGSGGGLLRAAGGGCREQRSDWRRKQLRKVRSVELDRLPEAPLFLAGSPESPDLSPPRCLAGGSGPASPASSPGRCAAPHEPLPDGSPAGADPAAERRMEPSPPAGRDMENKETLRGLQKMDDRPEERMIREKLKATCMPAWKHEWLERRSRRGPVVVKPIPVKGDGSESNKLSIEPHVEGQSNASATQKGRRSPSPSSSSSSSSRTVKSESPGVRRKRVSPVPFQSGRITPPRRAPSPDGFSPYSPEETNRRVNKVMRARLYLLQQIGPNSFLIGGDSPDNKYRVFIGPQTCSCGRGTFCIHLLFVMLRVFQLEPPDPMLWRKTLKNFEVESLFQKYHSRRSSRIKAPSRNTIQKFVSRMSNSHTLSSSSTSTSSSENSMKDEEEQMCPICLLGMLDEESLTVCEDGCRNKLHHHCMSIWAEECRRNREPLICPLCRSKWRSHDFYSHELPSPVDSPSVLRVVQQQNQQQPTGGSQRRTQDSNFNLTHYGVQQIPSAYKDLAEPWIQVFGMELVGCLFSRNWNIREMALRRLSHDVSGALLLANGESTGNSGSSNGNNTSAGALGAASGSSQTGISGDVVVESCCSVLSMVCADPVYKVYVAALKTLRAMLVYTPCHSLAERTKLQRLLKPVVETILVKCADANSRTSQLSVSTLLEMCKGQAGELAVGREILKSGSIGIGGVDYILNCILGTQTESNNWQALLGRLCLIDRLLLEFPGEFYPHIVSGDVLQADTVVDRYKKLLSLLNFALQSIDNSHSMVGKLSRRVFLSAARMVARVPHVFVKLLEMLSVTSSTHYTRMRRRLLAIADEMEIAEAIQLGMEEVHSVECRCDDFMQLSAPDNSPETTESNTPNNTVQLSGKSGRGLGDKKLSAGPEDISEILAGISLGLPVSSVTTEQPKPAVQTKGRPHSQCLNFSPSSSHSQSLFPILPSPSTPAVPVGPVTDMSKVRPQGFIPCKIPSTSPQTQRKLSLHIERNCSENKEPEKLSPVFTQARAMPSSHIHRPKPSRPTPGEASKTNMTLDLNDILQCDSSSSCSNAIIPSEETVFTPVEEKSSQLDVNAELNSSIEDLLEASMPASDGTVTFKSEVAVLSPERVENDDTYKDDVNHNQKCKEKMEAEEEEALAIAMAMSASQDALPIVPQLQVENGEDIIIIQQDTPETLPGHTKAKHHYREDAEWLKGQQIGLGAFSSCYQAQDVGTGTLMAVKQVTYVRNTSSEQEEVVEALREEIRMMNHLNHPNIIRMLGATCEKSNYNLFIEWMAGGSVAHLLSKYGAFKESVVINYTEQLLRGLSYLHENQIIHRDVKGANLLIDSTGHRLRIADFGAAARLASKGTGAGEFQGQLLGTIAFMAPEVLRGQQYGRSCDVWSVGCAIIEMACAKPPWNAEKHSNHLALIFKIASATTAPSIPSHLSPGLRDVTLRCLELQPQDRPPSRELLKHPVFRTTW from the exons tcGTGACATGGAGAATAAAGaaaccctcagggggttgcagaAAATGGATGACCGCCCAGAAGAGCGCATGATCAGGGAGAAACTCAAGGCAACATGTATGCCAGCCTGGAAGCATGAATGGCTGGaaaggagaagcaggagaggCCCTGTG GTGGTAAAACCAATCCCAGTGAAAGGTGATGGCTCTGAAAGCAACAAACTATCAATAGAACCTCACGTTGAAGGGCAAAGCAATGCTTCTGCAACTCAGAAAGGAAGACGTAGCCCTTCTCCTAGTAGctcctcatcctcatcctctaGAACTGTTAAATCAGAATCACCAGGTGTTAGAAGAAAAAGGGTATCTCCAGTGCCT TTTCAAAGTGGGAGAATAACACCACCTCGAAGAGCTCCGTCTCCAGATGGCTTCTCACCATATAGCCCTGAGGAAACAAATCGTCGTGTCAACAAAGTTATGCGAGCCAGATTGTACCTGTTGCAGCAGATAGGACCTAATTCTTTCTTAATTGGAGGAGACAGCCCTGATAACAAGTATAGGGTGTTCATTGGGCCTCAG ACATGCAGTTGCGGGCGTGGAacattttgtattcatttgctgtTTGTCATGCTTCGAGTGTTCCAGTTAGAACCCCCAGACCCAATGCTTTGGAGAAAGACCTTGAAGAATTTTGAG GTTGAGAGTTTGTTCCAGAAATATCACAGTAGGCGTAGCTCAAGGATCAAAGCTCCATCTCGTAACACCATCCAGAAGTTTGTCTCACGCATGTCAAATTCTCATACATTGTCATCATCTAGTACCTCTACATCTAGTTCAGAAAACAG TATGAAGGATGAAGAAGAACAGATGTGCCCCATTTGTTTGTTAGGCATGCTGGATGAAGAGAGCCTGACTGTGTGTGAAGATGGCTGCAGGAATAAGTTACATCATCACTGCATGTCAATTT GGGCAGAAGAATGTAGAAGAAACAGAGAGCCACTTATATGCCCTCTTTGTAGATCTAAGTGGAGATCTCATGATTTCTATAG TCATGAATTGCCAAGCCCTGTGGATTCTCCTTCAGTTCTCCGAGTGGTTCAACAGCAAAATCAGCAGCAGCCTACAGGTGGATCGCAAAGGAGAACACAAGATAGTAATTTTAACCTTACTCATTATGGGGTTCAGCAGATCCCTTCCGCCTATAAAGATTTAGCTGAGCCATGGATTCAG GTATTTGGAATGGAGTTAGTTGGCTGCTTGTTTTCTCGAAACTGGAATATACGGGAGATGGCACTTAGACGTCTTTCCCATGATGTTAGTGGTGCTCTATTACTGGCTAATGGTGAAAGCACTGGAAATTCTGGAAGCAGCAATGGAAACAACACAAGTGCTGGAGCTCTGGGAGCAGCTAGTGGATCATCTCAGACCGGTATCTCAGGAGATGTTGTAGTGGAATCCTGCTGCAGTGTGCTGTCCATGGTCTGTGCTGACCCTGTCTACAAAGTGTATGTTGCTGCTTTA aaAACATTAAGAGCCATGCTGGTTTATACTCCTTGTCATAGTTTGGCAGAAAGGACAAAACTACAGCGACTTCTCAAGCCAGTTGTAGAGACTATATTAGTTAAATGTGCAGATGCCAACAG CCGCACAAGCCAACTTTCAGTTTCAACGCTGTTGGAGATGTGTAAAGGCCaagcaggagagctggcagttggTAGAGAAATACTTAAATCTG GGTCCATTGGTATTGGTGGTGTTGATTACATCTTAAATTGTATTCTTGGAACCCAGACTGAATCGAACAACTGGCAAGCCCTACTTGGACGTCTTTGTCTTATAGACAGACTTTTATTGGAATTCCCTGGTGAATTTTATCCTCACATTGTCAGCGGGGATGTTTTACAGGCTGACACTGTAGTAGACAG gtatAAGAAGCTGCTGTCCCTCTTGAATTTTGCCTTGCAGTCAATTGATAATTCCCACTCAATGGTGGGTAAATTGTCCCGGAGGGTATTTTTGAGTGCTGCAAGAATGGTTGCAAGAGTACCCCATGTGTTCGTAAAACTATTAGAAATGTTGAGTGTGACAAGCTCAACTCATTACACAAGGATGCGTCGACGATTGTTGGCAATAGCAGATGAAATGGAGATTGCAGAAGCCATCCAGCTAGGCATGGAAGAGGTGCATTCTGTGGAATGCAGATGTGATGACTTTATGCAGCTATCTGCCCCAGATAACTCTCCAGAAACAACAGAAAGTAATACTCCTAACAATACTGTCCAGTTATCAGGGAAAAGTGGAAGAGGATTGGGTGATAAAAAATTGAGTGCCGGTCCAGAGGACATTTCTGAGATACTGGCTGGCATTTCTTTAGGACTTCCTGTTTCATCAGTAACCACTGAGCAACCAAAGCCAGCCGTTCAAACAAAAGGCAGACCCCATAGTCAGTGTTTGAACTTTTCTCCCTCATCCAGTCATTCCCAGTCATTATTCCCAATACTGCCCTCTCCCTCAACCCCAGCTGTACCAGTTGGCCCTGTAACAGATATGTCTAAAGTCAGACCTCAGGGATTCATTCCCTGCAAAATACCCTCAACTTCTCCTCAAACACAACGGAAACTTTCTCTACACATAGAAAGAAACTGTTCTGAAAATAAAGAACCAGAGAAACTTTCCCCAGTTTTTACCCAGGCCAGAGCTATGCCATCCAGTCATATACACAGGCCAAAGCCATCTCGACCTACTCCAGGTGAAGCCTCAAAAACCAATATGACACTTGATCTGAATGATATTTTACAGTGTGACAGCAGTAGCAGTTGTAGTAATGCAATTATACCAAGTGAAGAGACCGTGTTCACACCAGTAGAGGAGAAGAGTAGTCAACTGGATGTCAATGCAGAGCTCAATTCCAGTATTGAGGACTTACTTGAGGCCTCTATGCCTGCAAGCGATGGCACGGTTACATTCAAGTCGGAAGTTGCAGTTCTTTCTCCTGAACGGGTGGAAAACGATGACACTTACAAAGATGATGTAAATCATAATCAAAAATGCAAGGAAAAGATGGAAGCCGAAGAAGAGGAGGCTTTAGCTATTGCCATGGCAATGTCAGCGTCTCAAGATGCCCTACCAATAGTTCCCCAACTACAGGTTGAAAATGGGGAAGATATCATAATTATTCAGCAGGAT ACACCGGAAACACTGCCTGGACATACCAAAGCAAAACACCATTACAGAGAAGATGCGGAATGGCTCAAAGGTCAGCAAATAGGCCTTGGAGCATTTTCATCCTGTTATCAAGCTCAAGATGTAGGAACTGGGACATTAATGGCGGTGAAACAG GTGACGTATGTCAGGAACACATCATCTGAACAGGAAGAGGTAGTCGAAGCACTGAGAGAAGAGATAAGGATGATGAATCATCTGAACCATCCTAATATCATTCGAATGTTGGGTGCTACATGTGAGAAGAGCAACTATAATCTCTTTATAGAATGGATGGCAG GGGGATCAGTTGCTCATTTGTTAAGTAAATATGGAGCTTTCAAAGAATCAGTTGTTATTAACTACACAGAACAACTGCTGCGTGGCCTTTCTTACCTCCATGAGAATCAGATTATCCACAGGGATGTCAAAG GTGCCAATTTGCTAATTGACAGCACAGGTCATAGATTAAGAATTGCTGATTTTGGAGCTGCAGCCAGGTTGGCGTCAAAGGGAACTGGTGCTGGAGAGTTTCAGGGACAGTTGTTGGGAACTATTGCATTTATGGCACCAGAG GTACTGCGGGGCCAGCAATATGGTAGGAGCTGTGATGTATGGAGCGTTGGCTGTGCTATTATAGAAATGGCTTGTGCTAAACCACCTTGGAATGCTGAGAAGCACTCCAATCACCTAGCTTTGATATTTAAG ATTGCTAGCGCAACTACTGCACCGTCAATCCCCTCACATCTGTCTCCTGGTTTAAGAGATGTGACCCTTCGGTGTTTAGAACTTCAACCTCAGGACAGACCCCCATCACGGGAACTGCTGAAACACCCAGTCTTCCGTACTACATGGTAG